A region from the Triticum urartu cultivar G1812 chromosome 1, Tu2.1, whole genome shotgun sequence genome encodes:
- the LOC125553043 gene encoding metallothionein-like protein 1 — MSCNCGSGCSCGSDCKCGKMYPDLTEQGSAAAQVAAVVVLGVAPENKAGQFEVAAGQSGEGCSCGDNCKCNPCNC; from the exons ATGTCTTGCAACTGTGGATCCGGTTGCAGCTGCGGCTCAGACTGCAAGTGCGG GAAGATGTACCCTGATCTGACGGAGCAGGGCAGTGCCGCGGCCCAGGTCGCCGCCGTGGTCGTCCTCGGCGTGGCGCCTGAGAACAAGGCGGGGCAGTTCGAGGTGGCCGCCGGCCAGTCCGGCGAAGGCTGCAGCTGCGGCGACAACTGCAAGTGCAACCCCTGCAACTGTTAA